The following coding sequences lie in one Anoplolepis gracilipes chromosome 4, ASM4749672v1, whole genome shotgun sequence genomic window:
- the Dnmt3 gene encoding DNA methyltransferase 3 isoform X1, with product MEEATIDSSAGRDYSDGTASPPAPTTTAESCLLLQNTDRPNEADVAGLHCAVMQQQKYQESDRVKRRSLRSNKVMSAWSLVCAIELGLLQKSSLKDVAILSYLDFLHTTKKNAQRSFDLETNNHENVVSNGISVSIFGGSWPFIDPAQITQITSRKSVRKLSKKGTWLTKRQRKPNFDSTRWDINHAMTNLSIKRAASSSLRESRRENLRVSNGPTGLSENKFSLLQLDTLSNRERLSGRFGSADEDESVCQAASETDSIEISPIPQIDYSGAGYSRFYTQSCQKKKLRKNRTELPEYPDYFSNVLRIDDNNTEDDDFDTTSDENNYNKQSAKFTKHVPQINNEINTCKSVKNGNTLGHRRRSWKKKNHHLSSENHLKTKKKRRNKMVRRKEEFENSVANNDNLSQISLDSENSLECNSKWKDDSAVDTHDTTKIVQKRYNTRGHSNDFTNAICARKRNLKRTSKAIMQDIQAHIHSTEIVKNIEDILHLFDSSDEQPDDKDLNRDFNRDISMEYDWIELENNGELDNGEITSQKSEQLSDPTESLSNVWKRRGRPKKLGDTIDCNFVDKTETAYRSVFHECVNFDSPVATSSLKINMDESWRSEDNDSGVEMIHSSWRRSVSFTEECDNEFDSALLLARKIVSDDSVKEKYYDDDTLESICYKYDETSDVEIINRDTSFNDSASDEDTKFINQQPKTNIITYNRKSNICKQPSMDGFIGCNLIKNRNGKVRVLTNEKINYTVTLLGRNPSDQGADLECDSDKKQYLLRRITRALAKTSKQNQAGKLVWGKCQGWWPGVIVDAEHVGMLPTSGKLWVYWIGESQISLLKEETQIQPFSSNLEHRLTQPSRTKSIRSRAIDTTMQMLRQRFDCTLTKPYYFWIQRNIAEFESLDDLIFYPYPQNMQERLNTLKEMNIKAEKKACQRNSLETLPVKKQVEKSKDINTSWKQIEDERLPLQDQHPGVIAWAKIAGHNWWPGMIIDYRDACLKEPSFGCQWVMWYGDYQISEIRHLEFLKFNKGLEKMRDFVQNTMKQYYAEGVLQASKDYCSRLGCSTDNWTLDNVFEYFSNTDNIHVPYNQLQVSDSNKIYDKYSAEITKKINEIKSKPDVDAVRKKNIKTSDALCRVISGECAVEKLCLKCLTFPKDEIEEHPFFIGSLCKDCSHAYKPCMFVYGNDGKCFYCTICAGSGTVLICDADDCPRVYCTACLKFLICPKSYEDILLEDPWKCFLCRDESKQPTNVLLRPRLNWKENLSTMFRTATNPALNDVNFVKYTKEKKPIRVLSLFDGLSTGFVVLLNLGIAVDVYYASEIDKNALMISSSHFGDRITYLGDVRNITKEKLDEIAPIDLLIGGSPCNDLSMVNPARLGLHDPRSTGILFFEYCRIKKLMKKANKHHHLFWLFENVASMPTEYRLEINKHLGQEPYVIDSADFSPQRRLRLYWHNFPFNPYLPLFHNQQDVQDKLTPNLNRKALCKKLRTVTSRSNSLLQGKMEEKPILMMGESDKLWITELEEIFGFPRHYTDVNNLSATNRQKLLGKSWSVQTLTAILRPLCFYFKCKEDETSNNISALHEDISPLYRDKHV from the exons AAATATCAAGAATCGGATCGCGTTAAGAGGAGGTCATTGAGGTCAAACAAAGTAATGAGCGCTTGGTCCTTAGTCTGTGCCATAGAGCTGGGTCTGCTCCAGAAATCATCCCTGAAGGATGTCGCTATCTTGAGTTACTTGGACTTTCTGCATACCACGAAGAAGAACGCGCAGAGATCTTTCGATCTCGAGACGAATAATCACGAAAATGTTGTATCCAATGGTATATCCGTGAGTATCTTTGGTGGTTCCTGGCCGTTCATCGACCCGGCGCAAATTACGCAAATCACTTCGAGAAAGTCTGTCCGAAAACTAAGCAAGAAGGGAACATGGTTGACCAAGCGGCAAAGGAAGCCAAACTTTGACAGTACGCGTTGGGATATCAACCACGCGATGACGAATCTTTCGATCAAACGAGCCGCGTCGTCGTCGCTCAGAGAATCCCGACGTGAAAATCTCAGGGTATCAAATGGTCCGACGGGATTATCAGAGAACAAGTTTTCGTTGCTACAACTTGACACTCTGTCCAATCGCGAACGTTTGTCCGGACGTTTCGGATCGGCCGACGAAGACGAAAGTGTTTGTCAAGCGGCATCGGAGACGGATTCGATCGAGATTTCTCCGATTCCTCAGATTGATTATTCCGGTGCTGGGTATTCTAGATTCTATACGCAGagttgtcaaaaaaaaaagttgcgaAAAAATCGAACGGAATTGCCGGAATATCCCGATTACTTTTCAAATGTCTTGCGTATAGACGACAATAATACCGAGGACGATGATTTTGACACAACATcggatgaaaataattacaacaaGCAAAGTGCGAAATTCACAAAACACGTTCctcaaattaataatgaaattaatacgTGTAAATCCGTTAAGAACGGAAACACTTTAGGTCACAGGAGGAGAtcgtggaaaaaaaagaatcatcaTCTAAGCAGCGAGAACCATTTGAAgactaaaaagaaaagaagaaataaaatggtACGACGGAAagaagaatttgaaaattctgTAGCGAATAATGATAACTTGTCACAAATTTCCCTTGATTCGGAAAACTCTCTGGAATGCAATTCAAAGTGGAAAGATGACTCCGCTGTTGATACTCATGATACCACAAAAATTGTACAGAAACGTTATAACACACGGGGACATTCTAATGATTTTACGAATGCTATCTGTGCGCgtaagagaaatttaaaaaggaCATCCAAGGCGATTATGCAAGATATTCAGGCGCACATACACAGTACGGAAATTGTGAAAAACATTGAAGATATTCTTCACTTGTTCGATAGTTCTGATGAACAACCGGATGATAAGGATCTTAATCGGGATTTTAATCGGGATATTTCGATGGAATACGATTGGATCGAATTGGAGAACAACGGCGAGCTTGACAATGGTGAAATAACGTCCCAGAAATCGGAACAATTATCCGATCCGACGGAATCATTAAGTAACGTTTGGAAACGGCGTGGGCGTCCTAAGAAACTGGGTGATACGATCGACTGCAACTTTGTCGACAAAACGGAAACGGCTTATCGAAGTGTCTTTCATGAATGCGTCAATTTCGATTCTCCGGTAGCGACGTCCTCCCTGAAAATAAACATGGATGAGAGCTGGAGATCGGAAGACAACGACAGCGGAGTGGAGATGATCCACTCATCTTGGCGCCGATCGGTATCATTCACTGAAGAATGCGATAACGAATTTGATAGTGCGCTACTACTGGCACGGAAGATTGTTAGCGACGATTCGGtgaaggaaaaatattacgaTGACGACACATTGGAAAGCATATGTTACAAATATGATGAAACATCAGATGTTGAGATTATTAATAGAGATACTTCTTTTAACGATTCAGCCTCAGATGAGGATACGAAATTTATAAACCAACAACCTAAAACGAATATAATCACGTACAATAGAAAGAGCAATATTTGTAAACAGCCTTCAATGGACGGATTCATTGGTTGTAATTTGATCAAGAATAGAAACGGCAAG GTTCGAGTTTTGACAAACGAGAAAATCAACTACACGGTAACTTTACTGGGAAGAAATCCGTCTGACCAGGGTGCCGATTTGGAATGTGATAGTGATAAAAAGCAATATCTTCTGCGAAGAATAACGAGAGCTTTGGCAAAAACCAGTAAGCAGAATCAGGCGGGCAAACTAGTATGGGGAAAATGTCAAGGATGGTGGCCAG GTGTGATCGTCGATGCCGAGCATGTAGGAATGCTTCCTACTTCTGGCAAATTGTGGGTCTATTGGATCGGAGAATCACAAATATCATTG CTCAAGGAAGAAACACAGATACAACCATTCTCGAGTAACTTGGAGCATCGATTGACGCAACCATCTCGAACTAAAAGTATTCGTTCACGTGCCATAGATACGACTATGCAG atgCTTCGCCAACGTTTCGACTGTACTCTGACAAAGCCTTATTATTTTTGGATACAACGGAATATAGCTGAATTCGAGAGCT TGGATgatctaatattttatccaTATCCCCAAAATATGCAAGAAAGACTGAACACCTTGAAAGAAATGAACATCAAAGCTGAAAAGAAAGCATGCCAGAGAA ATTCACTAGAGACATTACCGGTAAAGAAACAAGTTGAAAAAAgcaaagatataaatacaagTTGGAAACAAATCGAGGATGAGCGTTTACCTTTGCAAGACCAACATCCTGGTGTAATAGCTTGGGCGAAAATCGCTGGACATAATTGGTGGCCCG GGATGATTATTGATTATCGCGACGCCTGCTTAAAGGAACCGAGTTTTGGTTGTCAATGGGTTATGTGGTATGGTGATTATCAAATTTCAGAG aTACGTCATctagaatttttgaaatttaataaggGACTGGAGAAGATGCGCGACTTCGTTCAAAATACAATGAAGCAGTATTATGCCGAGGGCGTGCTTCAAGCTTcgaag GATTATTGTTCGCGTTTAGGATGCTCCACGGATAACTGGACTTTAGATAAtgtctttgaatatttttcaaatacggATAATATTCACGTACCATATAACCAATTGCAAGTTTCAGACTCTAACaagatatatgataaatattccgctgagataacaaaaaaaatcaacgaAATTAAATCCAAGCCGGATGTAGATGCTGTACGAAAGAAGAACATAAAAACAAGTG ATGCTCTGTGTCGCGTAATATCAGGAGAATGCGCGGTGgaaaaattatgtttgaaATGTTTGACGTTTCCTAAAGATGAAATAGAGGAACATCCATTCTTTATAGGATCTTTATGTAAAGACTGTTCG CATGCGTACAAgccgtgtatgtttgtgtatgGGAACGATGGCAAGTGC TTTTATTGCACAATTTGTGCCGGCAGCGGAACTGTTCTTATTTGTGACGCAGACGATTGTCCACG tgTCTATTGTACTGCCTGcttgaaatttttgatatgCCCAAAATCGTACGAAGATATACTATTGGAAGATCCGTGGAAATGTTTTCTCTGCAGAGATGAATCTAAACAACCTACGAACGTGTTATTGCGTCCGCGATTGAATTGGAAAGAAAATTTGTCTACAATGTTTCGCACAGCCACTAATCCTGCACTTAATGATGtaaactttgtaaaatatacgaaGGAAAAGAAACCCATACGGGTACTGTCACTTTTCGATGGTTTGAGTACTG gtTTTGTGGTGCTTCTAAACTTGGGAATCGCTGTGGACGTTTATTATGCGAGTGAAATTGACAAGAATGCCTTGATGATTAGCTCCTCTCACTTTGGCGATCGAATCACTTACTTAGGGGACGTGAGAAATATAACGAAGGAAAAGCTTGATGAAATTGCACCAATCGATTTATTAATCGGTGGATCACCGTGCAACGATTTGAGTATGGTCAATCCGGCGCGTTTAGGTCTTCACG atcCTAGAAGCACGGGCATTCTCTTTTTCGAGTATtgtcgaattaaaaaattgatgaagaAAGCGAATAAACATCATCACTTGTTCTGGCTATTCGAGAATGTTGCTTCAATGCCAACCGAGTACAGATTAGAAATTAACAA ACATTTGGGGCAAGAACCTTACGTCATAGACTCAGCGGATTTCTCACCTCAGCGCAGACTGCGACTTTACTGGcataattttccttttaatccATATTTGCCATTGTTTCACAATCAACAGGACGTTCAAGATAAGCTTACACCGAATTTAAATCGTAAAGCTCTTTGCAAGAAACTACGTACGGTTACGAGCAGGTCAAATTCCTTGCTACAAG gaaaaatggaagaaaaaCCAATTTTGATGATGGGTGAAAGTGATAAGCTGTGGATCACCGAgcttgaagaaatttttggcTTTCCGCGACATTATACGGACGTAAACAACTTGTCGGCTACAAATCGGCAGAAATTACTCGGTAAATCATGGAGCGTGCAAACTCTTACCGCCATATTGCGACCTTTATGTTTCTATTTTAAGTGTAAAGAAGATGAGACGAGCAACAATATTTCTGCTTTGCATGAAGACATTTCCCCTCTGTATCGCGATAAACATGTTTAG
- the Dnmt3 gene encoding DNA methyltransferase 3 isoform X4 → MQQQKYQESDRVKRRSLRSNKVMSAWSLVCAIELGLLQKSSLKDVAILSYLDFLHTTKKNAQRSFDLETNNHENVVSNGISVSIFGGSWPFIDPAQITQITSRKSVRKLSKKGTWLTKRQRKPNFDSTRWDINHAMTNLSIKRAASSSLRESRRENLRVSNGPTGLSENKFSLLQLDTLSNRERLSGRFGSADEDESVCQAASETDSIEISPIPQIDYSGAGYSRFYTQSCQKKKLRKNRTELPEYPDYFSNVLRIDDNNTEDDDFDTTSDENNYNKQSAKFTKHVPQINNEINTCKSVKNGNTLGHRRRSWKKKNHHLSSENHLKTKKKRRNKMVRRKEEFENSVANNDNLSQISLDSENSLECNSKWKDDSAVDTHDTTKIVQKRYNTRGHSNDFTNAICARKRNLKRTSKAIMQDIQAHIHSTEIVKNIEDILHLFDSSDEQPDDKDLNRDFNRDISMEYDWIELENNGELDNGEITSQKSEQLSDPTESLSNVWKRRGRPKKLGDTIDCNFVDKTETAYRSVFHECVNFDSPVATSSLKINMDESWRSEDNDSGVEMIHSSWRRSVSFTEECDNEFDSALLLARKIVSDDSVKEKYYDDDTLESICYKYDETSDVEIINRDTSFNDSASDEDTKFINQQPKTNIITYNRKSNICKQPSMDGFIGCNLIKNRNGKVRVLTNEKINYTVTLLGRNPSDQGADLECDSDKKQYLLRRITRALAKTSKQNQAGKLVWGKCQGWWPGVIVDAEHVGMLPTSGKLWVYWIGESQISLLKEETQIQPFSSNLEHRLTQPSRTKSIRSRAIDTTMQMLRQRFDCTLTKPYYFWIQRNIAEFESLDDLIFYPYPQNMQERLNTLKEMNIKAEKKACQRNSLETLPVKKQVEKSKDINTSWKQIEDERLPLQDQHPGVIAWAKIAGHNWWPGMIIDYRDACLKEPSFGCQWVMWYGDYQISEIRHLEFLKFNKGLEKMRDFVQNTMKQYYAEGVLQASKDYCSRLGCSTDNWTLDNVFEYFSNTDNIHVPYNQLQVSDSNKIYDKYSAEITKKINEIKSKPDVDAVRKKNIKTSDALCRVISGECAVEKLCLKCLTFPKDEIEEHPFFIGSLCKDCSHAYKPCMFVYGNDGKCFYCTICAGSGTVLICDADDCPRVYCTACLKFLICPKSYEDILLEDPWKCFLCRDESKQPTNVLLRPRLNWKENLSTMFRTATNPALNDVNFVKYTKEKKPIRVLSLFDGLSTGFVVLLNLGIAVDVYYASEIDKNALMISSSHFGDRITYLGDVRNITKEKLDEIAPIDLLIGGSPCNDLSMVNPARLGLHDPRSTGILFFEYCRIKKLMKKANKHHHLFWLFENVASMPTEYRLEINKHLGQEPYVIDSADFSPQRRLRLYWHNFPFNPYLPLFHNQQDVQDKLTPNLNRKALCKKLRTVTSRSNSLLQGKMEEKPILMMGESDKLWITELEEIFGFPRHYTDVNNLSATNRQKLLGKSWSVQTLTAILRPLCFYFKCKEDETSNNISALHEDISPLYRDKHV, encoded by the exons AAATATCAAGAATCGGATCGCGTTAAGAGGAGGTCATTGAGGTCAAACAAAGTAATGAGCGCTTGGTCCTTAGTCTGTGCCATAGAGCTGGGTCTGCTCCAGAAATCATCCCTGAAGGATGTCGCTATCTTGAGTTACTTGGACTTTCTGCATACCACGAAGAAGAACGCGCAGAGATCTTTCGATCTCGAGACGAATAATCACGAAAATGTTGTATCCAATGGTATATCCGTGAGTATCTTTGGTGGTTCCTGGCCGTTCATCGACCCGGCGCAAATTACGCAAATCACTTCGAGAAAGTCTGTCCGAAAACTAAGCAAGAAGGGAACATGGTTGACCAAGCGGCAAAGGAAGCCAAACTTTGACAGTACGCGTTGGGATATCAACCACGCGATGACGAATCTTTCGATCAAACGAGCCGCGTCGTCGTCGCTCAGAGAATCCCGACGTGAAAATCTCAGGGTATCAAATGGTCCGACGGGATTATCAGAGAACAAGTTTTCGTTGCTACAACTTGACACTCTGTCCAATCGCGAACGTTTGTCCGGACGTTTCGGATCGGCCGACGAAGACGAAAGTGTTTGTCAAGCGGCATCGGAGACGGATTCGATCGAGATTTCTCCGATTCCTCAGATTGATTATTCCGGTGCTGGGTATTCTAGATTCTATACGCAGagttgtcaaaaaaaaaagttgcgaAAAAATCGAACGGAATTGCCGGAATATCCCGATTACTTTTCAAATGTCTTGCGTATAGACGACAATAATACCGAGGACGATGATTTTGACACAACATcggatgaaaataattacaacaaGCAAAGTGCGAAATTCACAAAACACGTTCctcaaattaataatgaaattaatacgTGTAAATCCGTTAAGAACGGAAACACTTTAGGTCACAGGAGGAGAtcgtggaaaaaaaagaatcatcaTCTAAGCAGCGAGAACCATTTGAAgactaaaaagaaaagaagaaataaaatggtACGACGGAAagaagaatttgaaaattctgTAGCGAATAATGATAACTTGTCACAAATTTCCCTTGATTCGGAAAACTCTCTGGAATGCAATTCAAAGTGGAAAGATGACTCCGCTGTTGATACTCATGATACCACAAAAATTGTACAGAAACGTTATAACACACGGGGACATTCTAATGATTTTACGAATGCTATCTGTGCGCgtaagagaaatttaaaaaggaCATCCAAGGCGATTATGCAAGATATTCAGGCGCACATACACAGTACGGAAATTGTGAAAAACATTGAAGATATTCTTCACTTGTTCGATAGTTCTGATGAACAACCGGATGATAAGGATCTTAATCGGGATTTTAATCGGGATATTTCGATGGAATACGATTGGATCGAATTGGAGAACAACGGCGAGCTTGACAATGGTGAAATAACGTCCCAGAAATCGGAACAATTATCCGATCCGACGGAATCATTAAGTAACGTTTGGAAACGGCGTGGGCGTCCTAAGAAACTGGGTGATACGATCGACTGCAACTTTGTCGACAAAACGGAAACGGCTTATCGAAGTGTCTTTCATGAATGCGTCAATTTCGATTCTCCGGTAGCGACGTCCTCCCTGAAAATAAACATGGATGAGAGCTGGAGATCGGAAGACAACGACAGCGGAGTGGAGATGATCCACTCATCTTGGCGCCGATCGGTATCATTCACTGAAGAATGCGATAACGAATTTGATAGTGCGCTACTACTGGCACGGAAGATTGTTAGCGACGATTCGGtgaaggaaaaatattacgaTGACGACACATTGGAAAGCATATGTTACAAATATGATGAAACATCAGATGTTGAGATTATTAATAGAGATACTTCTTTTAACGATTCAGCCTCAGATGAGGATACGAAATTTATAAACCAACAACCTAAAACGAATATAATCACGTACAATAGAAAGAGCAATATTTGTAAACAGCCTTCAATGGACGGATTCATTGGTTGTAATTTGATCAAGAATAGAAACGGCAAG GTTCGAGTTTTGACAAACGAGAAAATCAACTACACGGTAACTTTACTGGGAAGAAATCCGTCTGACCAGGGTGCCGATTTGGAATGTGATAGTGATAAAAAGCAATATCTTCTGCGAAGAATAACGAGAGCTTTGGCAAAAACCAGTAAGCAGAATCAGGCGGGCAAACTAGTATGGGGAAAATGTCAAGGATGGTGGCCAG GTGTGATCGTCGATGCCGAGCATGTAGGAATGCTTCCTACTTCTGGCAAATTGTGGGTCTATTGGATCGGAGAATCACAAATATCATTG CTCAAGGAAGAAACACAGATACAACCATTCTCGAGTAACTTGGAGCATCGATTGACGCAACCATCTCGAACTAAAAGTATTCGTTCACGTGCCATAGATACGACTATGCAG atgCTTCGCCAACGTTTCGACTGTACTCTGACAAAGCCTTATTATTTTTGGATACAACGGAATATAGCTGAATTCGAGAGCT TGGATgatctaatattttatccaTATCCCCAAAATATGCAAGAAAGACTGAACACCTTGAAAGAAATGAACATCAAAGCTGAAAAGAAAGCATGCCAGAGAA ATTCACTAGAGACATTACCGGTAAAGAAACAAGTTGAAAAAAgcaaagatataaatacaagTTGGAAACAAATCGAGGATGAGCGTTTACCTTTGCAAGACCAACATCCTGGTGTAATAGCTTGGGCGAAAATCGCTGGACATAATTGGTGGCCCG GGATGATTATTGATTATCGCGACGCCTGCTTAAAGGAACCGAGTTTTGGTTGTCAATGGGTTATGTGGTATGGTGATTATCAAATTTCAGAG aTACGTCATctagaatttttgaaatttaataaggGACTGGAGAAGATGCGCGACTTCGTTCAAAATACAATGAAGCAGTATTATGCCGAGGGCGTGCTTCAAGCTTcgaag GATTATTGTTCGCGTTTAGGATGCTCCACGGATAACTGGACTTTAGATAAtgtctttgaatatttttcaaatacggATAATATTCACGTACCATATAACCAATTGCAAGTTTCAGACTCTAACaagatatatgataaatattccgctgagataacaaaaaaaatcaacgaAATTAAATCCAAGCCGGATGTAGATGCTGTACGAAAGAAGAACATAAAAACAAGTG ATGCTCTGTGTCGCGTAATATCAGGAGAATGCGCGGTGgaaaaattatgtttgaaATGTTTGACGTTTCCTAAAGATGAAATAGAGGAACATCCATTCTTTATAGGATCTTTATGTAAAGACTGTTCG CATGCGTACAAgccgtgtatgtttgtgtatgGGAACGATGGCAAGTGC TTTTATTGCACAATTTGTGCCGGCAGCGGAACTGTTCTTATTTGTGACGCAGACGATTGTCCACG tgTCTATTGTACTGCCTGcttgaaatttttgatatgCCCAAAATCGTACGAAGATATACTATTGGAAGATCCGTGGAAATGTTTTCTCTGCAGAGATGAATCTAAACAACCTACGAACGTGTTATTGCGTCCGCGATTGAATTGGAAAGAAAATTTGTCTACAATGTTTCGCACAGCCACTAATCCTGCACTTAATGATGtaaactttgtaaaatatacgaaGGAAAAGAAACCCATACGGGTACTGTCACTTTTCGATGGTTTGAGTACTG gtTTTGTGGTGCTTCTAAACTTGGGAATCGCTGTGGACGTTTATTATGCGAGTGAAATTGACAAGAATGCCTTGATGATTAGCTCCTCTCACTTTGGCGATCGAATCACTTACTTAGGGGACGTGAGAAATATAACGAAGGAAAAGCTTGATGAAATTGCACCAATCGATTTATTAATCGGTGGATCACCGTGCAACGATTTGAGTATGGTCAATCCGGCGCGTTTAGGTCTTCACG atcCTAGAAGCACGGGCATTCTCTTTTTCGAGTATtgtcgaattaaaaaattgatgaagaAAGCGAATAAACATCATCACTTGTTCTGGCTATTCGAGAATGTTGCTTCAATGCCAACCGAGTACAGATTAGAAATTAACAA ACATTTGGGGCAAGAACCTTACGTCATAGACTCAGCGGATTTCTCACCTCAGCGCAGACTGCGACTTTACTGGcataattttccttttaatccATATTTGCCATTGTTTCACAATCAACAGGACGTTCAAGATAAGCTTACACCGAATTTAAATCGTAAAGCTCTTTGCAAGAAACTACGTACGGTTACGAGCAGGTCAAATTCCTTGCTACAAG gaaaaatggaagaaaaaCCAATTTTGATGATGGGTGAAAGTGATAAGCTGTGGATCACCGAgcttgaagaaatttttggcTTTCCGCGACATTATACGGACGTAAACAACTTGTCGGCTACAAATCGGCAGAAATTACTCGGTAAATCATGGAGCGTGCAAACTCTTACCGCCATATTGCGACCTTTATGTTTCTATTTTAAGTGTAAAGAAGATGAGACGAGCAACAATATTTCTGCTTTGCATGAAGACATTTCCCCTCTGTATCGCGATAAACATGTTTAG